Proteins encoded in a region of the Bradyrhizobium sp. CB3481 genome:
- a CDS encoding amidohydrolase family protein, whose protein sequence is MTRHWLGAALLACVLVISTGAEAQTLVLNGGSVYASPEAAPISNAVIVTSAGVITAVGRAGEIQVPPDARVIDCTGKTVVAGFWNSHVHFTEAVWRNASSAPAAPLTAHMQAMLTRWGFTTVWDIGSNTDDSLALRRRVHADEIPGPNIFLAGNIFPKDGHPAYLPASVQLPEAATPEQAAEMARNYLRMGLDGIKLFTGSYKGEDKPVVNMDAAIAKAAVDVAHVQGKPVFAHPQNTAGIEVVIAAGVDVMAHTVARQPGYPAEQLARFKQQGIALTPTLSLFAKLPVPPEIAARIVDNIVGQLRSFSENGSTVLFGTDVGYIQLYDTTLEYKLMRRALSERQVLASLTTNPASYFKAAKKGRIEKEFDADLVVLDGDPIADVRNLAKVATTIRAGKVIYQKP, encoded by the coding sequence ATGACCCGCCATTGGCTCGGCGCGGCGCTTCTCGCCTGTGTTCTTGTTATCTCGACGGGCGCGGAAGCCCAAACGCTGGTCCTGAACGGAGGCAGCGTCTACGCCTCGCCAGAAGCCGCGCCGATCTCCAACGCCGTCATCGTGACATCGGCGGGCGTCATCACGGCCGTCGGACGAGCCGGTGAGATTCAGGTTCCGCCCGACGCGCGTGTGATCGACTGCACCGGCAAGACCGTCGTCGCCGGCTTCTGGAACAGCCACGTCCATTTCACCGAAGCCGTGTGGCGGAACGCCAGCAGCGCGCCGGCGGCGCCGCTTACGGCGCACATGCAGGCAATGCTGACGCGCTGGGGTTTTACCACCGTCTGGGACATCGGCTCCAACACCGACGACTCGCTGGCGCTGCGCCGCCGCGTCCATGCGGACGAAATCCCCGGTCCCAACATTTTTCTTGCCGGCAACATTTTTCCCAAAGACGGCCATCCGGCCTATCTGCCGGCCAGCGTTCAGCTACCCGAGGCGGCGACGCCGGAGCAGGCGGCGGAAATGGCGCGGAACTACCTGCGGATGGGCCTCGACGGCATCAAGCTGTTCACCGGATCCTACAAGGGCGAAGACAAGCCTGTCGTGAACATGGACGCGGCCATTGCCAAGGCCGCGGTCGATGTCGCGCATGTGCAGGGCAAACCGGTATTCGCGCATCCGCAGAACACAGCCGGTATCGAGGTCGTGATTGCCGCAGGCGTCGACGTGATGGCACACACGGTTGCGAGGCAGCCGGGCTATCCTGCCGAGCAACTCGCGCGCTTCAAACAGCAGGGGATCGCGCTGACCCCGACATTGTCGCTGTTTGCAAAACTGCCCGTGCCGCCCGAGATCGCCGCGCGCATCGTCGACAACATTGTCGGCCAGCTCAGGAGCTTTTCGGAAAACGGCAGCACGGTGCTGTTCGGCACTGATGTCGGCTACATCCAGCTCTACGACACCACGCTGGAATACAAACTAATGCGCCGGGCGCTGTCGGAGCGGCAGGTGCTGGCGTCGCTGACGACCAACCCGGCGAGCTATTTCAAGGCGGCGAAGAAGGGGCGGATCGAGAAGGAGTTCGATGCCGATCTCGTCGTGCTCGACGGCGATCCGATCGCCGATGTCCGGAACCTCGCCAAAGTCGCCACCACGATCCGGGCCGGCAAGGTGATCTATCAGAAGCCCTGA
- a CDS encoding ATP12 family protein, with product MRELFDEVAGQSPLDPQEAVRRATRAPQRKRFYKEADIAEADGGFAVTLDGRPIRTPSGRQVVAPTSSIAEAIAAEWNAQGETIDPLTMPLTRFANSVGEVTDRVDAVADDVEKYLGTDLLFYRAGHPEALVAREAAYWDPVLAWAASQLGAHFILSEGIVHVTQPEQAIKAARSVFPADPWSVAALHVVTTVTGSALLALALFRGAMDSDEVWAAAHVDDDWNVEKWGVDEEVAARRAARFIDFRAAVTILDALKA from the coding sequence ATGCGTGAATTATTCGATGAAGTCGCCGGACAGTCGCCGCTCGACCCGCAGGAGGCGGTGCGTCGCGCCACGCGCGCGCCGCAGCGCAAGCGGTTCTACAAAGAGGCTGATATCGCTGAGGCCGATGGCGGCTTTGCCGTGACGCTGGATGGCAGGCCGATCCGCACGCCGTCCGGCCGCCAGGTCGTTGCGCCGACCAGTAGCATTGCCGAAGCAATCGCGGCCGAATGGAACGCGCAGGGCGAGACCATCGATCCCCTGACCATGCCGCTGACGCGTTTTGCCAACTCGGTCGGCGAGGTCACCGATCGCGTCGATGCCGTGGCCGACGATGTCGAAAAATATCTCGGCACCGATCTGCTGTTCTACCGCGCCGGCCATCCCGAGGCGCTGGTCGCCCGCGAGGCCGCCTATTGGGATCCGGTGCTGGCCTGGGCCGCAAGCCAACTCGGCGCCCACTTCATCCTGTCCGAGGGGATCGTGCATGTGACGCAGCCGGAGCAGGCGATCAAGGCCGCGCGGAGTGTCTTCCCGGCCGACCCTTGGTCGGTGGCGGCACTGCACGTGGTGACGACGGTGACGGGCTCGGCCTTGTTGGCGCTGGCGCTATTTCGTGGCGCCATGGACTCCGACGAGGTCTGGGCGGCCGCTCATGTCGACGATGACTGGAACGTCGAGAAATGGGGCGTCGACGAGGAGGTCGCCGCCCGCCGGGCGGCCAGATTCATCGATTTCCGGGCTGCGGTGACCATTTTGGACGCCCTGAAGGCCTGA
- a CDS encoding flagellar hook-length control protein FliK, with product MAISINPVLPVLAAQEAGSIAPELVLQPGSVVNAQVLKVLSADLVRIAIASLSIDVATEIPLQQGQSLQLAVTQTKDGIRLAVVGQGGDAHDAVTLSPDALADLPVNQPAVAAPKIVLTPAERAAVFAAAQAAVSEQDSLAPLFANLGAAVSSSSLPPKLREAIAQVLAQQTSLDQNLDGGDIKTAFQKSGIFLEASLAAGTVPQNGVPDLKAALIVLRQTLQSALGLNATPASPAVPAAPTGAHPTAQPQALPQVSTATSAPPLAPNIDASEILPPQARLPAGDALAPQAARGALAPGAEHSAGATLNLLREALHELGIPMRTAAAVPRDMRGGDVTFQTNTPPPPVRGAPPAVQPIATPTLQPQAPLEATAHHLLDDTDAAIARQTLLQVASLPDRVDTSSPRLDATAPRWHFEIPFATPQGTAMAQFEISRDGGHEDVEAAKRVWRARFSLDVEPAGPVHALISLSGDKTSVRLWAERPATAEQLRAGSSQLSQALSRAELQPGDIVIRDGAPPQAAPAARAGHFLDRAL from the coding sequence ATGGCGATTTCGATCAATCCCGTTTTGCCGGTGCTGGCGGCCCAAGAGGCCGGCAGCATTGCGCCCGAGCTCGTGCTGCAGCCGGGCAGCGTCGTCAACGCCCAGGTCCTGAAAGTGCTGTCTGCCGATCTGGTGCGGATTGCGATCGCCAGCCTCTCAATCGATGTCGCTACCGAAATTCCGCTGCAGCAGGGCCAGAGCCTGCAGCTTGCGGTCACGCAAACCAAGGACGGCATTCGCCTCGCGGTGGTCGGGCAGGGCGGCGATGCGCACGATGCGGTCACGCTGTCGCCCGACGCGCTGGCCGATCTCCCCGTCAATCAGCCGGCCGTTGCGGCCCCGAAGATCGTGCTGACGCCGGCGGAGCGCGCCGCCGTCTTCGCCGCGGCGCAGGCTGCCGTCAGCGAACAGGACAGCCTGGCCCCCTTGTTTGCCAATCTCGGCGCCGCCGTCTCCTCCAGCAGCCTGCCACCAAAACTGCGCGAGGCGATCGCGCAGGTGCTGGCGCAACAAACCAGTCTCGATCAGAACCTCGACGGCGGCGACATCAAGACGGCGTTCCAGAAGTCCGGAATTTTTCTCGAGGCGTCGCTCGCGGCGGGGACGGTCCCGCAGAATGGCGTGCCCGATCTGAAGGCCGCGCTGATCGTGCTGCGCCAGACGCTGCAGTCGGCGCTCGGGCTCAATGCGACGCCGGCATCGCCCGCCGTACCGGCAGCGCCAACCGGGGCGCATCCAACCGCACAGCCCCAGGCGCTGCCCCAGGTCTCCACCGCGACTTCTGCGCCGCCTTTGGCGCCTAACATCGACGCGTCGGAAATTCTGCCGCCACAGGCGCGATTGCCCGCCGGAGACGCGCTGGCGCCGCAGGCCGCGAGAGGCGCCCTGGCGCCGGGTGCCGAACATTCGGCAGGGGCGACGCTGAACCTGCTGCGGGAAGCGCTGCATGAACTCGGCATTCCCATGCGGACAGCCGCTGCCGTGCCGCGGGACATGCGCGGTGGCGATGTGACCTTCCAGACCAACACACCGCCGCCACCGGTCCGTGGCGCGCCGCCGGCCGTGCAGCCGATCGCTACCCCGACACTTCAGCCGCAAGCGCCGCTCGAAGCGACCGCGCATCATCTGCTCGACGATACCGATGCCGCGATTGCACGGCAGACCTTGCTGCAGGTCGCATCCCTCCCGGACCGCGTCGACACATCCTCGCCTCGGCTGGACGCAACGGCGCCGCGCTGGCATTTCGAAATCCCGTTCGCAACGCCGCAAGGCACGGCGATGGCGCAGTTCGAGATCTCGCGCGACGGCGGCCACGAGGACGTCGAGGCGGCCAAACGGGTCTGGCGCGCGCGCTTTTCGCTCGACGTCGAGCCGGCAGGGCCGGTGCACGCGCTGATCTCGCTCAGCGGCGACAAGACATCGGTGCGGCTCTGGGCGGAACGGCCAGCAACGGCAGAACAGTTGCGCGCGGGATCGTCTCAGCTCAGCCAGGCGCTCAGCCGCGCCGAATTGCAACCCGGCGATATCGTGATCCGCGACGGCGCGCCGCCGCAGGCCGCGCCTGCCGCGCGTGCCGGCCATTTCCTGGACCGCGCGCTATGA
- a CDS encoding EscU/YscU/HrcU family type III secretion system export apparatus switch protein, whose product MSVDTKNKLAVALHYDKTGAPRVVAKGKGTIGARIVDLAKEHDIPIEENEVLAAALSHVEIGDEIPPELYKAVAEVLIFVLRLSGRIR is encoded by the coding sequence ATGAGTGTCGACACCAAGAACAAGCTTGCGGTCGCGCTGCATTACGACAAGACGGGTGCGCCGCGCGTCGTCGCCAAGGGCAAGGGCACGATCGGCGCCAGGATCGTCGATCTCGCCAAGGAGCATGACATTCCGATCGAGGAGAACGAGGTGCTGGCGGCCGCGCTGTCGCATGTCGAGATCGGCGACGAAATTCCTCCCGAGCTCTACAAGGCGGTCGCCGAAGTCCTGATCTTCGTGCTGCGGCTGTCGGGGCGGATCCGCTAG
- a CDS encoding EF-hand domain-containing protein: MRKTVRVVGVTISALVLAYGAVSAMAQAQPSQQAQPHSMDQQEVGTTGQGGMGQGGMMSGGMMGRGMMGRGMMGGHMGSPMMFRMMFALMDDGDGQISLQEFQAAHERIFKAMDSNKDGQVTMEEMQAFMHGQPRTSASHQ; the protein is encoded by the coding sequence ATGAGGAAAACCGTTCGCGTCGTGGGAGTTACGATATCTGCTCTCGTGCTGGCATATGGCGCCGTCAGCGCGATGGCACAGGCCCAGCCAAGCCAACAGGCTCAACCCCATAGCATGGATCAGCAAGAAGTCGGTACGACGGGGCAAGGTGGTATGGGGCAAGGCGGTATGATGTCTGGAGGCATGATGGGTCGCGGCATGATGGGCCGTGGAATGATGGGTGGCCACATGGGGTCTCCGATGATGTTCCGCATGATGTTCGCTCTGATGGACGATGGCGACGGGCAGATCTCATTGCAGGAGTTTCAAGCGGCCCATGAGAGGATTTTCAAAGCGATGGACAGCAACAAGGACGGCCAAGTGACGATGGAGGAGATGCAAGCCTTCATGCACGGGCAGCCCAGGACATCAGCTTCGCACCAGTAG
- a CDS encoding penicillin-binding transpeptidase domain-containing protein, translating to MINRRYALGLLAATPLMPARALANVSYQRSEFRDDLSRRFFDLGTVGTFVAYKVDDYLIIASDKVRSGEGRPPASTFKIPNSVIALETGVVEDPDKDVFKWDGVTRSIEAWNKDHTLRSAIAVSAVPVYQEIARRIGAERMQKYLDLFDYGNHDIGGGIDQFWLSGNLRIDPIQQIDFVDRLRRGVLPIGKRSQELTRDILPVTKINDATIRAKSGLLGAEQGSLGWMVGWAEKGSQQTVFAMNMDCKEPSHVAARMTVVQQCLADLVAI from the coding sequence GTGATCAATCGCCGCTATGCGCTCGGTCTTCTTGCCGCGACCCCGCTCATGCCCGCGCGTGCCCTTGCCAACGTCTCCTATCAGCGCAGCGAGTTTCGCGACGATCTCTCCCGGCGCTTCTTCGATCTCGGCACGGTCGGAACCTTCGTGGCCTACAAGGTGGACGACTACCTGATCATCGCCAGCGACAAGGTTCGCTCGGGCGAGGGGAGGCCGCCGGCTTCGACCTTCAAGATTCCGAACTCGGTCATCGCACTCGAGACCGGCGTGGTCGAGGACCCCGACAAGGACGTCTTCAAATGGGATGGCGTGACGCGCAGCATCGAGGCCTGGAACAAGGACCATACACTGCGCTCGGCGATCGCGGTCTCCGCCGTGCCGGTCTATCAGGAAATCGCCCGCCGCATCGGCGCGGAGCGCATGCAGAAATATCTCGACCTGTTCGACTACGGCAACCATGACATCGGCGGCGGCATCGATCAGTTTTGGCTATCAGGCAATCTGCGCATCGATCCGATCCAGCAGATCGATTTCGTCGACCGGCTGCGGCGCGGCGTGCTGCCGATCGGCAAGCGCAGCCAGGAGCTGACGCGCGACATCCTGCCGGTGACGAAAATCAATGATGCCACCATCCGCGCCAAGAGCGGATTGCTCGGCGCGGAGCAGGGATCACTGGGCTGGATGGTCGGCTGGGCCGAGAAGGGCAGCCAGCAGACCGTGTTCGCGATGAACATGGACTGCAAGGAGCCAAGCCACGTCGCGGCGCGCATGACGGTCGTGCAGCAATGCCTCGCCGATCTCGTGGCGATCTGA
- a CDS encoding dienelactone hydrolase family protein, translated as MLANWRFTAAAAAFCTGLLVTCIETSAQSLPKDVAVRTEIYAIPSLTISDQQFLSGDASGKQVTVAGEFRIAQGTGRLPAIVLMHGSSGVGAGMDPWVRHFNAMGVSTFVIDGFSGRGLTAVGPNQALLGRLNFIIDIYRALEILAKHPRVDADRIVLMGFSRGGQAALYASLERFHKTWNRSGAQFAAYIPFYPDCSTTYATDTETVARPIRIFHGTPDDYNPVATCKAYLARLQEANRDVALTEYPDSAHGFDSGLLGVSTVAISANAQSARNCRIREGEGGVLMNDDTKAPFTYKDECIALNPHVGGNPATAKEAQKAVSEFLQALLKLG; from the coding sequence ATGCTGGCGAACTGGCGCTTCACCGCTGCGGCTGCGGCGTTCTGCACGGGATTGTTGGTCACCTGCATCGAAACGTCGGCGCAATCCTTGCCGAAGGACGTTGCTGTTCGCACCGAGATCTACGCGATCCCTTCGCTGACGATTTCCGATCAGCAGTTTCTGAGCGGCGATGCCAGCGGCAAGCAGGTCACCGTTGCCGGCGAATTCCGCATCGCGCAAGGAACGGGCAGGCTCCCCGCGATCGTGCTGATGCATGGCTCCAGCGGCGTCGGCGCCGGAATGGATCCTTGGGTGCGCCACTTCAATGCGATGGGAGTCTCGACCTTTGTGATCGACGGCTTCAGCGGCCGCGGGCTCACGGCAGTCGGCCCCAATCAGGCCCTGCTCGGCCGGCTCAATTTCATCATCGACATCTATCGCGCGCTGGAAATCCTCGCCAAACATCCGCGCGTCGACGCCGATCGCATCGTGCTGATGGGATTTTCGCGCGGCGGACAGGCCGCGCTCTATGCCAGCCTCGAACGCTTCCACAAGACGTGGAACAGATCAGGCGCGCAGTTCGCCGCTTACATTCCGTTCTATCCGGATTGCTCGACCACCTACGCCACCGACACCGAGACCGTCGCACGGCCGATCCGGATCTTTCACGGCACACCCGACGACTATAACCCGGTCGCCACCTGCAAGGCCTATCTCGCCCGCCTGCAGGAAGCCAATCGCGATGTCGCGCTGACCGAATATCCGGATTCCGCACATGGCTTCGATTCCGGCCTGCTCGGCGTCAGCACCGTCGCCATCTCAGCCAACGCGCAGTCGGCGCGCAACTGCCGCATCCGGGAAGGCGAAGGCGGCGTGTTGATGAACGATGATACGAAAGCGCCCTTCACCTACAAGGATGAATGCATCGCGCTCAACCCGCATGTCGGCGGCAATCCGGCCACAGCAAAGGAAGCGCAGAAGGCGGTGAGCGAATTTTTGCAGGCGCTGCTCAAGCTCGGCTAA
- a CDS encoding DUF4260 domain-containing protein, producing MTEIASADASGAATGGVRTVLRLEGLALFIGMTLLYYVWDGDWWVYASLFFVPDLSFAGYLSGPRFGAMIYNAVHSYLAPMAMMTTGFATASPLILSIAMIWLAHIGFDRALGYGLKYAAGFSLTHLGRIGKPTN from the coding sequence ATGACCGAAATTGCTAGCGCCGACGCCTCGGGCGCCGCCACGGGGGGCGTGCGAACGGTGCTTCGGCTGGAAGGATTAGCGCTCTTTATCGGAATGACGCTGCTTTACTATGTCTGGGACGGCGACTGGTGGGTCTACGCGTCCCTGTTCTTCGTTCCTGATCTGAGCTTTGCTGGCTATCTGAGCGGACCGCGGTTCGGCGCCATGATCTACAACGCCGTCCACAGCTACCTGGCGCCGATGGCGATGATGACAACAGGCTTTGCCACCGCCTCGCCGCTGATCCTTTCGATCGCGATGATCTGGCTGGCCCATATCGGCTTCGACCGCGCGCTCGGCTATGGGCTGAAATATGCAGCCGGCTTTTCCCTCACGCATCTCGGGCGGATCGGCAAGCCAACGAATTGA
- a CDS encoding acyl-CoA carboxylase subunit beta encodes MKDILDTLEARRAGAKLGGGEKRIEAQHARGKLTARERIELLLDKGSFEEFDMFVEHRSTEFGMEKTKVPGDGVVTGWGTVNGRKTFVFAKDFTVFGGSLSETHALKITKLQDMAMKARAPIIGLYDAGGARIQEGVAALAGYSYVFRRNVIASGVIPQISVIMGPCAGGDVYSPAMTDFIFMVKNTSYMFVTGPDVVKTVTNEVVTAEELGGASVHAARSSIADGAFENDVETLLQMRRLIDFLPSNNTDGVPEWPSFDDVGRVDMSLDTLIPDNPNKPYDMKELIFKVVDEGDFFEISEAFAKNIVTGFGRIAGRTVGFVANQPMVLAGVLDSDASRKAARFVRFCDAFNIPIVTFVDVPGFLPGTAQEYGGLIKHGAKLLFAYSQCTVPLVTVITRKAYGGAFDVMASKEIGADMNYAWPTAQIAVMGAKGAVEIIFRSDMNDPEAIAKRTKEYEDRFLSPFIAAERGYIDDVIMPHSTRRRIARALAMLRDKKVEMPAKKHDNLPL; translated from the coding sequence ATGAAGGATATTCTGGACACCCTCGAGGCACGGCGCGCCGGCGCCAAGCTTGGCGGCGGCGAAAAGCGCATCGAGGCGCAGCACGCCCGCGGAAAATTGACCGCGCGGGAGCGCATCGAGCTGCTGCTGGACAAGGGCTCGTTCGAGGAATTCGACATGTTCGTCGAGCACCGCTCGACCGAATTCGGCATGGAAAAGACCAAAGTGCCGGGCGACGGCGTCGTCACCGGCTGGGGTACGGTGAACGGCCGCAAGACCTTTGTCTTCGCCAAGGATTTTACCGTGTTCGGCGGCTCGCTGTCGGAAACCCACGCGCTGAAAATCACAAAGCTGCAGGACATGGCGATGAAGGCGCGGGCGCCGATCATCGGCCTCTATGACGCCGGCGGCGCGCGCATCCAGGAGGGCGTCGCCGCGCTTGCGGGCTATTCCTATGTATTCCGCCGCAACGTCATCGCCTCGGGCGTGATCCCGCAGATCTCCGTCATCATGGGTCCCTGCGCCGGCGGCGACGTCTATTCGCCGGCGATGACTGACTTCATCTTCATGGTGAAGAACACCAGCTACATGTTCGTCACCGGTCCCGACGTGGTGAAGACCGTGACCAACGAGGTGGTGACGGCGGAAGAGCTCGGCGGCGCCTCAGTGCACGCGGCGCGCTCTTCGATTGCGGACGGCGCGTTCGAGAACGACGTCGAGACGCTCTTGCAGATGCGCCGCCTGATCGACTTCCTGCCCTCCAACAACACCGACGGTGTGCCGGAATGGCCGAGCTTTGACGACGTCGGCCGGGTCGATATGTCCCTGGACACGCTGATCCCCGACAATCCGAACAAGCCTTACGACATGAAGGAGTTGATCTTTAAGGTCGTGGACGAGGGCGACTTCTTCGAGATCTCGGAAGCTTTTGCCAAGAACATCGTCACCGGCTTCGGCCGCATTGCGGGGCGCACTGTGGGTTTCGTCGCCAACCAGCCGATGGTGCTGGCGGGCGTGCTCGATAGTGACGCCTCGCGCAAGGCGGCGCGCTTTGTCCGCTTCTGCGACGCTTTCAACATCCCGATCGTGACGTTCGTGGACGTGCCGGGCTTTTTGCCGGGCACCGCGCAGGAATATGGCGGCCTGATCAAGCACGGCGCGAAACTGCTGTTCGCCTATTCGCAGTGCACGGTGCCGCTCGTCACCGTCATCACCCGCAAAGCCTATGGCGGCGCCTTCGACGTCATGGCGTCAAAGGAAATCGGCGCCGATATGAACTACGCCTGGCCGACCGCGCAGATCGCGGTGATGGGCGCCAAGGGCGCGGTGGAAATCATCTTCCGCAGCGACATGAACGATCCCGAGGCGATCGCCAAGCGCACCAAGGAATACGAGGACCGCTTCCTGTCACCCTTCATCGCGGCCGAGCGCGGCTACATCGACGACGTCATCATGCCGCATTCGACCCGGCGCCGCATCGCGCGGGCGCTGGCGATGCTGAGAGACAAGAAGGTGGAAATGCCAGCGAAGAAGCACGACAATTTGCCGTTGTAG
- a CDS encoding VOC family protein has product MAAKVKPIPKGFHTVTPYLIVEGAKKTISFMEQALGAQHDHEPTLRPDGTVMHATLKVGDSMVMISDASEQVKAMPVMLYLYVPDVDAAYQRAIKAGATSIMEPADQFYGDRSGGVKDAAGNSWFFGTHIEDVSPAELKKRAEEAFKKQKAA; this is encoded by the coding sequence ATGGCTGCGAAAGTAAAACCGATCCCGAAAGGGTTTCACACCGTGACCCCCTACCTCATCGTCGAGGGCGCGAAGAAGACCATCAGCTTCATGGAACAGGCACTCGGCGCCCAGCATGATCATGAGCCGACCTTGCGGCCCGACGGCACGGTGATGCATGCGACGCTCAAGGTCGGAGATTCCATGGTGATGATCTCCGACGCCTCCGAGCAGGTCAAAGCCATGCCCGTGATGCTGTATCTCTACGTGCCCGACGTCGATGCCGCCTATCAGCGCGCGATCAAAGCCGGCGCCACCTCGATCATGGAGCCGGCGGATCAATTCTACGGCGATCGCAGCGGCGGCGTGAAGGATGCCGCCGGCAACAGCTGGTTCTTCGGCACGCATATCGAGGACGTGTCGCCGGCGGAGCTGAAGAAGCGCGCAGAGGAAGCGTTCAAGAAGCAGAAGGCGGCGTAG
- a CDS encoding glutathione S-transferase family protein — MADLTLTTFDWVPEMPRGLVRDLRVRWALEEARLPYRVNSVPFGDRGPEHFAHQPFGQVPWLTDGDISIFESGAILLHLGELSSALMPADPRGRSEVTKWVFAALNSVEMAGLPWVMFKFMGEPASKFLDEFLKIRLKYLEPVLARREWLAGSFSVADILMSDVLRPIDRFDGLAGHPACRDYMARATARPAFVKAHADQLAHFAAADRSR, encoded by the coding sequence ATGGCCGACCTGACGCTGACCACCTTCGATTGGGTTCCCGAGATGCCGCGGGGTCTTGTGCGCGACCTTCGCGTGCGCTGGGCGCTGGAAGAGGCGCGCCTGCCCTACCGCGTCAACAGCGTTCCATTCGGCGACCGGGGGCCAGAGCATTTCGCGCACCAGCCGTTCGGGCAAGTCCCGTGGCTGACCGATGGCGACATCTCGATCTTCGAGAGCGGCGCGATCCTGCTCCATCTGGGCGAACTGAGTTCGGCGCTGATGCCAGCCGACCCGCGTGGCCGCAGCGAGGTGACCAAATGGGTGTTCGCTGCGCTGAATTCGGTCGAGATGGCGGGCCTGCCCTGGGTCATGTTCAAGTTCATGGGCGAGCCGGCATCGAAGTTTTTGGACGAGTTCCTCAAGATCCGGCTCAAGTACCTGGAACCGGTGCTGGCACGACGCGAATGGCTGGCGGGGTCCTTCTCCGTCGCCGACATCCTCATGTCCGACGTGCTGCGCCCCATCGACCGCTTCGACGGCCTGGCGGGCCATCCCGCCTGCCGTGACTACATGGCACGCGCCACGGCCCGACCGGCTTTCGTGAAGGCGCACGCAGACCAATTGGCGCATTTCGCGGCGGCGGATCGATCACGCTGA
- the ftsZ gene encoding cell division protein FtsZ: MTGTDIRELRARIIVFGVGGAGGNAVNNMIDAGLEGVEFIVANTDAQALTSSKAQRVIQMGTQVTGGLGAGAQPDIGRAAAEETIDEIRDHLTGAHMVFITAGMGGGTGTGAAPVIAKAARDLGILTIGVVTKPFQFEGQRRMRYAEAGIAELLKAVDTLLIIPNQNLFRVANEKTTFSDAFAMADQVLYSGVACISDLIVKEGLINLDFADVLSVMREKGKAMMGRGEASGDKRVLNAAIAAISNPLIENPSIKRASGLIVSITGGRDLTLFEVDEAATRIRDEADPDANIIVGATFDADLDGVVRVSVVATGIDNLDAAGAAHQAEGMLSDLAGRLSHDRRRIADRVPPPSVPTARHLEARMGVAEHLRPAPSQRLDSFGRAAPVRTPVEEKVLDIPPFLGRKSS, from the coding sequence ATGACTGGCACCGACATCCGCGAGCTGAGGGCCCGTATCATCGTATTCGGGGTCGGCGGCGCCGGGGGCAATGCCGTCAACAACATGATCGACGCCGGACTTGAAGGCGTCGAGTTCATCGTCGCCAACACCGACGCACAGGCGCTCACCAGCTCCAAGGCCCAGCGCGTCATCCAGATGGGGACGCAGGTGACCGGCGGCCTCGGCGCCGGTGCGCAGCCCGATATCGGCCGCGCTGCAGCCGAAGAGACCATCGATGAGATCCGCGATCACCTGACCGGCGCCCACATGGTGTTCATCACCGCCGGCATGGGCGGCGGTACCGGCACCGGCGCCGCGCCCGTCATCGCCAAGGCCGCGCGCGACCTCGGCATTCTCACCATCGGCGTCGTCACCAAGCCGTTCCAGTTCGAGGGCCAGCGCCGCATGCGCTATGCCGAAGCCGGCATTGCCGAGCTGTTGAAGGCGGTCGACACGCTCCTGATCATTCCGAACCAGAACCTGTTCCGCGTTGCCAATGAGAAGACCACCTTTTCCGACGCGTTTGCGATGGCCGATCAGGTGCTCTATTCGGGCGTTGCCTGCATCAGCGACCTCATCGTCAAGGAAGGCCTGATCAATCTCGATTTCGCCGACGTCCTTTCGGTGATGCGCGAGAAGGGCAAGGCGATGATGGGCAGGGGCGAGGCTTCCGGCGACAAGCGCGTGCTCAATGCCGCCATCGCCGCGATCTCCAACCCGCTGATCGAAAATCCCTCGATCAAGCGCGCCAGCGGCCTGATCGTCTCCATCACCGGCGGGCGCGACCTGACGCTGTTCGAAGTCGACGAAGCTGCGACGCGCATCCGCGACGAGGCCGATCCGGATGCCAACATCATCGTCGGCGCCACCTTCGATGCCGATCTCGATGGGGTCGTCCGCGTCTCTGTCGTGGCGACCGGCATCGACAATCTCGATGCGGCTGGCGCGGCGCATCAGGCGGAAGGCATGCTGTCGGACCTCGCCGGCCGGCTGAGCCACGACCGGCGCCGCATTGCCGATCGCGTGCCGCCGCCGTCGGTCCCCACGGCCCGCCACCTCGAAGCGCGAATGGGGGTCGCGGAACATTTGCGGCCGGCACCGTCGCAACGCCTCGATTCATTCGGCCGGGCGGCGCCCGTGCGCACGCCTGTCGAGGAAAAGGTGCTCGATATCCCGCCCTTCCTCGGCCGCAAGTCGTCCTGA